The Prosthecochloris marina genome window below encodes:
- a CDS encoding C40 family peptidase, with protein sequence MQNKTCRKSSSCPQNFKDQRYLIRCLLVCTALFSCGCASSYSSQGVKYSGKNTKIYTPLPIRVHEDKLVQMLETISNLLGTGYHYGGESIRGFDCSGFVQYIYKDTFKAHLPRTSRQLSKIGAKISPEKLKRGDLVFFRLNSSQIDHVGIYLDRNLFAHASSSRGVTMGNLDNRYYKKRFVKAVRLLEITASSRQ encoded by the coding sequence ATGCAGAACAAAACATGCAGAAAAAGCAGTTCCTGCCCGCAAAACTTCAAGGACCAACGGTACCTGATTCGCTGCCTGCTTGTATGCACTGCGCTGTTTTCATGTGGCTGTGCAAGCAGCTATTCATCTCAAGGCGTTAAATATAGCGGAAAAAACACAAAAATATATACCCCTCTGCCAATCCGAGTCCATGAAGACAAACTTGTGCAAATGCTTGAAACCATAAGCAATCTCCTTGGCACAGGCTATCATTACGGAGGAGAATCGATCAGAGGATTCGACTGCTCCGGTTTCGTACAATATATCTACAAAGACACCTTCAAAGCTCATCTTCCACGTACATCCCGGCAACTTTCAAAAATCGGGGCAAAAATATCACCAGAAAAACTCAAAAGGGGCGACCTGGTTTTTTTCAGGCTCAACAGCAGCCAAATCGACCATGTCGGAATTTACCTCGACCGAAATCTTTTCGCACATGCTTCATCCAGCAGGGGGGTAACTATGGGAAACCTCGATAATAGATATTATAAGAAACGTTTCGTCAAAGCCGTGCGCCTGCTGGAAATTACGGCATCCTCCCGACAGTAG
- a CDS encoding jacalin-like lectin — MKKIPFLFIVMAVLLIGVSAALPVKQASAESFSFCGASGGTGGKKYTDSQTQGLTVTEVRVWHGSRIDAIQFVYKNKQGGKIEGTKHGGNGGTLSTFMLQPGETIVKISGKHGTVIDSMQLWTSNGRTTQSWGGSGGSVEYTYSAPPGSSIFGLFGRAGTNIDALGVILLTK; from the coding sequence ATGAAAAAAATACCTTTTCTTTTTATCGTAATGGCTGTCTTGTTGATCGGCGTCAGCGCGGCGCTGCCGGTCAAACAAGCTTCTGCAGAAAGCTTTTCCTTTTGCGGCGCCTCTGGTGGAACCGGCGGCAAAAAATATACCGACAGCCAAACCCAAGGCCTGACTGTCACAGAGGTTCGTGTATGGCACGGCAGCCGTATCGATGCCATACAGTTTGTCTATAAAAACAAACAAGGTGGTAAAATAGAAGGCACGAAGCATGGCGGAAATGGTGGCACACTCAGTACGTTCATGTTACAGCCCGGTGAAACAATCGTCAAAATCAGTGGCAAACACGGAACAGTCATCGATTCGATGCAACTATGGACCAGTAATGGTCGTACGACGCAATCTTGGGGAGGCTCCGGCGGTTCGGTCGAGTATACCTATAGCGCGCCACCCGGATCGAGCATTTTCGGGCTGTTCGGGCGTGCCGGAACTAATATCGACGCTCTCGGCGTCATCCTCCTTACAAAGTAA
- a CDS encoding THUMP-like domain-containing protein: protein MTEEELQKLFDPDIRRLIDVHVEEDPSAFALKYHGAVNMPVRAVAEQIACRRKAAKKLPKLVCYDLLYTTLSLEQASGEKTARYKSALDGMAGKRMLDMTGGLGIDSIFFADRFEEVVYVERDEVLATMAVHNFRELGIGNIRVISGDSVELLEASADDSFDLIYLDPARREKGRRSVALDAAQPNVVMLHDLLLQKAGKVCVKASPALEISSLHETLPSLSRVIVISVDRECKEVVLICERDKKQDISGVAVAAVCLQQGVETVVAGQEGAAERNGVTFDIGEYFYEPDPAIIKARLTDVLAQKHQMLYINPRVDYLTSDREIVSFPGRMFRVKEFLAYSPKTFRRFLKNARIAAASIQRRDFPLSPEEIRRKFRLGESDQLFLFFTRNAFLGPVCICCEKLPGRRELQGEVSRSDRF from the coding sequence ATGACTGAGGAAGAATTACAGAAACTTTTCGACCCTGACATAAGGAGGCTGATAGATGTACACGTCGAAGAGGATCCTTCAGCTTTTGCATTGAAATATCATGGGGCCGTCAACATGCCGGTCAGGGCTGTCGCGGAACAGATCGCGTGCAGGCGCAAGGCCGCAAAAAAACTGCCGAAGCTGGTATGTTACGATCTTCTCTATACGACACTGTCCCTCGAACAGGCTTCCGGTGAAAAGACGGCACGTTACAAATCGGCCCTGGATGGAATGGCGGGAAAAAGAATGCTGGACATGACCGGAGGGCTCGGTATCGACAGCATCTTTTTCGCAGACCGGTTCGAGGAAGTTGTCTATGTCGAACGAGATGAGGTGCTTGCAACGATGGCTGTTCATAATTTCAGGGAACTCGGTATCGGTAACATCCGTGTCATTTCGGGCGATAGCGTTGAGCTGCTTGAAGCAAGCGCTGATGATAGCTTCGACTTGATATATCTCGATCCTGCAAGGCGTGAAAAAGGGAGACGTTCGGTAGCTCTTGACGCAGCGCAGCCGAATGTGGTCATGCTACACGATCTGCTGTTGCAAAAGGCGGGAAAGGTTTGCGTTAAAGCATCTCCTGCACTTGAAATCAGCTCGCTTCATGAAACGTTGCCATCGCTTTCACGGGTCATCGTCATTTCGGTCGATCGGGAGTGCAAAGAGGTTGTGCTTATCTGCGAAAGGGATAAAAAGCAGGATATTTCAGGAGTGGCTGTGGCCGCGGTATGCCTGCAGCAGGGAGTTGAAACGGTTGTTGCCGGCCAGGAGGGCGCGGCCGAGAGGAATGGCGTCACCTTCGATATCGGAGAATATTTCTATGAGCCCGACCCTGCAATCATCAAGGCCCGTCTGACAGATGTTCTGGCGCAGAAGCACCAAATGCTCTACATCAATCCCAGGGTTGATTATCTTACATCGGATAGGGAGATCGTTTCTTTTCCCGGCAGGATGTTCAGAGTCAAAGAGTTCCTTGCCTACAGTCCGAAAACATTCCGGCGTTTTCTCAAAAATGCCCGAATCGCTGCAGCGAGCATCCAGCGGCGTGATTTTCCTTTGTCACCTGAAGAGATACGGCGAAAGTTCCGCCTTGGAGAAAGCGATCAATTATTTCTTTTTTTTACCCGTAATGCTTTTCTCGGACCTGTTTGCATTTGTTGTGAAAAACTGCCGGGTAGGCGAGAGTTGCAGGGTGAAGTGTCTCGCAGCGACCGGTTTTAG
- the prmA gene encoding 50S ribosomal protein L11 methyltransferase: MATSHDYIELAFSLPPELIEPCLGLLSGEGIEYFQEEQNKLYAYLPDSLWSEEKKQDIMKTLAASFGSVPPFTLKHMADRNWNAEWEAHLQPIEISDRLLIVQQNKDRVPKPGQTVIEINPKMSFGTGYHATTRLMLRQIENIDLENKRILDIGTGTGVLAIACRKLGNNRPIRAVDNNDWAVENARENIKENLVENIRVDMLDAEDDLDAILEERYDLILANINRNVIDRILPAIKNKAPDCPVLLSGIMTYDESWLKKLLERLEYRIADTLYEDEWLSCLAAPSS; this comes from the coding sequence ATGGCAACTTCACACGATTATATAGAACTGGCCTTCTCTCTTCCCCCTGAACTGATTGAACCATGCCTGGGACTGTTGTCCGGCGAAGGAATCGAATATTTCCAGGAGGAACAAAACAAGCTTTACGCCTATCTTCCGGACTCTTTGTGGTCGGAGGAGAAAAAGCAGGACATCATGAAAACCCTTGCCGCTTCGTTCGGCTCGGTCCCACCGTTCACCCTCAAACACATGGCGGACAGAAACTGGAACGCCGAATGGGAAGCACATCTTCAACCAATCGAAATATCCGACCGCCTCCTCATCGTCCAGCAAAACAAAGACCGCGTCCCAAAACCCGGACAAACCGTGATTGAAATCAACCCAAAAATGTCTTTTGGCACCGGATATCATGCAACCACACGGCTTATGCTCCGCCAGATCGAAAACATCGATCTTGAAAACAAGCGTATTCTCGATATAGGAACCGGTACCGGCGTCCTCGCCATTGCATGCAGAAAGCTCGGCAACAACCGGCCGATACGTGCTGTCGACAATAATGACTGGGCAGTCGAAAACGCTCGTGAAAACATCAAGGAAAACCTTGTGGAAAACATCAGAGTCGACATGCTCGACGCAGAAGACGACTTGGACGCCATCCTCGAGGAACGGTATGACCTCATACTTGCAAACATCAACCGTAACGTCATCGACAGAATTCTGCCGGCAATAAAAAACAAGGCCCCCGATTGTCCGGTGCTTCTTTCCGGGATTATGACTTACGACGAGTCCTGGTTAAAAAAACTGCTTGAAAGGCTCGAGTACCGCATTGCCGACACCCTTTATGAAGATGAGTGGCTCTCCTGCCTTGCAGCACCGTCATCCTGA
- a CDS encoding Ppx/GppA phosphatase family protein — MKRASFIDIGTNTALLLIADLDPVNNRIIPVLHRQTIVRLGKNVDEQKIIDHVAMQRLIQCLLDFKELSKEHKAERIVAAGTSALRDAKNRMEIIDEVVMASGIVIKTLSGEEEAALTFTGAIAGMENAPERFTVIDIGGGSTEISMGDMACLDQSVSLDIGSVRLTERLFSDQPPSETEFYAAKEEIDRMFTGNLEPFFAGREHVFGVAGTLTTIAKLVSGQKEFDPAKIHNYPLHYNQVRQLLEELKSLTIEQIIGRGVPEGRADVITMGTLILHQFMRLLGVQEITVSIQGLRYGMALKELQQLQGENSNIL; from the coding sequence ATGAAACGTGCATCATTTATCGATATAGGAACCAATACAGCGCTGCTGCTCATTGCAGACTTGGACCCGGTCAACAACAGGATAATACCCGTCCTGCACCGCCAGACCATCGTTAGGCTCGGAAAAAACGTCGATGAACAGAAGATTATCGATCACGTCGCGATGCAGCGTCTTATCCAATGCTTGCTTGATTTCAAGGAGCTGAGCAAAGAACATAAAGCAGAACGCATTGTCGCGGCGGGAACAAGTGCCCTTCGTGATGCAAAAAACCGCATGGAGATCATCGACGAGGTTGTCATGGCAAGCGGTATCGTCATCAAAACCTTGAGCGGAGAAGAGGAAGCGGCATTAACGTTCACCGGTGCGATAGCGGGCATGGAAAATGCGCCTGAACGATTTACCGTTATCGATATCGGCGGCGGCAGCACTGAAATATCCATGGGTGATATGGCCTGTTTAGATCAAAGCGTCAGCCTCGATATCGGCTCGGTAAGACTCACTGAACGGCTGTTTTCAGATCAACCACCTTCCGAAACGGAATTTTATGCCGCCAAAGAGGAAATCGACAGGATGTTTACAGGAAACCTTGAACCGTTTTTTGCCGGCAGGGAGCATGTTTTCGGAGTAGCCGGCACATTGACAACAATCGCAAAACTTGTTTCCGGGCAGAAAGAGTTCGACCCTGCAAAAATCCACAATTATCCACTCCACTACAACCAGGTCAGACAATTGCTCGAAGAACTGAAGTCATTGACCATCGAACAAATCATCGGCAGAGGAGTCCCTGAAGGCAGGGCGGATGTCATAACCATGGGAACACTCATCCTGCACCAGTTCATGAGGTTGCTCGGTGTACAGGAGATAACAGTGAGTATTCAAGGACTACGTTACGGTATGGCACTCAAGGAACTGCAGCAACTTCAAGGCGAAAATTCCAATATACTCTAA
- the lysC gene encoding lysine-sensitive aspartokinase 3 has product MAVMKFGGTSIGTAPAMKRAMEIVAAEKNRDVPLVVLSACSGITNKLIRIAEKAGESCLEEAMALSGEVREHHHDLVDFLINNDTRRKSLLEKVDAYVAELDVLIKGVDIVGELTARSFDTFCSFGELLSTTIFSEAMQEAGYEAVWLDIREVMITDDNFSAARPLESLCETNVKKAVKPLLEEGKVVITQGFIGSTKDGKTTTLGRGGSDFTAALLGAWLPSNEIQIWTDVDGVMTCDPRIIPDARSIRVMTFTEAAELSYLGAKVLHPDTIAPAVKQNIPVFVLNSLHPEAKGTVITNNPVTLEGMSYGGLVKSIAVKKGQCIINFRSNRMLGRHGFMAKIFEVFARTGVSVEMISTSEVSVSLTVNESVQLEELLAELRKMGDVEIEPNVATISVVGDNLRTSKGVAGRIFSAMKDVNIRMISQGASEINVGLVVEGDDVSKAVQSLHHEFFSGNETSGIFETPANKR; this is encoded by the coding sequence ATGGCTGTAATGAAATTTGGGGGGACGTCGATCGGAACGGCTCCCGCCATGAAGCGGGCAATGGAAATTGTTGCCGCAGAAAAAAATAGAGACGTGCCGCTTGTCGTGCTCAGCGCATGTAGCGGAATTACCAACAAGCTGATTCGGATTGCCGAGAAGGCCGGTGAAAGCTGCCTTGAAGAAGCGATGGCGCTTTCCGGTGAAGTGCGAGAGCACCATCATGATTTGGTTGATTTTTTGATAAACAACGATACACGTCGCAAATCTCTGCTTGAGAAAGTGGATGCATATGTTGCCGAGCTCGACGTGCTTATTAAAGGAGTCGATATTGTCGGTGAGTTGACTGCGCGATCTTTCGACACGTTTTGCTCATTCGGCGAGCTGCTTTCCACTACCATTTTCAGCGAGGCGATGCAGGAGGCCGGCTATGAAGCGGTTTGGCTGGATATACGTGAGGTGATGATAACCGATGATAATTTCAGCGCTGCACGTCCGCTGGAGAGCCTTTGCGAGACAAATGTAAAAAAAGCGGTCAAACCGCTGCTTGAAGAAGGTAAGGTTGTTATAACTCAGGGGTTTATCGGATCTACAAAAGATGGAAAAACAACGACGCTCGGCAGGGGAGGTTCGGATTTTACCGCTGCACTTCTCGGGGCGTGGCTTCCGTCGAACGAGATACAGATATGGACAGATGTGGATGGCGTGATGACCTGTGATCCGAGGATTATTCCTGATGCAAGAAGCATCAGGGTGATGACGTTTACCGAGGCGGCGGAACTTTCCTATCTTGGAGCCAAGGTTCTGCATCCCGATACGATTGCTCCTGCAGTGAAGCAGAATATTCCTGTTTTTGTGCTCAATTCACTGCATCCGGAAGCGAAGGGAACCGTTATTACCAATAATCCGGTAACCCTCGAAGGTATGAGCTATGGCGGACTGGTTAAATCCATAGCGGTAAAAAAAGGCCAGTGCATCATTAATTTCCGTTCCAACCGAATGCTCGGCCGGCACGGTTTTATGGCGAAGATTTTCGAGGTGTTCGCTCGTACAGGGGTTTCGGTTGAAATGATTTCGACAAGTGAGGTCTCCGTTTCCCTGACGGTGAATGAATCTGTTCAGCTTGAAGAACTTCTGGCTGAATTGAGAAAAATGGGTGACGTTGAGATCGAACCGAATGTTGCAACTATCAGCGTTGTCGGTGATAATCTCAGAACGTCAAAAGGTGTGGCCGGCAGAATCTTTAGCGCCATGAAAGACGTCAACATCAGAATGATTTCACAAGGTGCATCCGAAATCAATGTTGGTTTGGTTGTGGAGGGGGATGATGTTTCGAAAGCGGTTCAAAGTCTCCATCACGAGTTTTTTTCAGGCAACGAGACCAGCGGTATATTTGAAACGCCGGCGAATAAACGATAG